The segment ATGAAGACGTCCTCCAGGCTCGTCTCCACCGGCTCGATGCGGTGATCCCGGCCGGCGTACTGCCTGAGTGTCTGTTCGAGCGCGGTGCCGTCCTTGCCCGTGACATGCAGCGCCGTGCCGAACGCGACGGTCTGGTCCACGCCGGGCTTGCCTTGCAACTGGGTCGACAGTTCGGCCAGTTCGTCGCCCGATACGCTCCACGTGGTCAGGTTCTGGCTGGCGACGACTTCAGCCGAAGTGCCTTGCGCCAGCAGTTTGCCGTAGGCGATATAGGCGAGCTTGTGGCAGCGCTCCGCTTCGTCCATGTAGTGCGTGCTGACCAGCACCGAGATGCCACGGGCGGCCAACTGGTGCAACTGCTCCCAGAAGTCGCGGCGGGCCTTGGGGTCCACGCCGGCCGTGGGTTCGTCGAGCAGCAGCAACTGCGGTTCGTGCAGCAGGCACGCGGCCAGCGCCAGGCGCTGCTTCCAACCGCCGGAAAGCGACCCGGCCAGTTGTTCGGCCCGCGACGCCAGCCCGAGGTCCTCGAGCGCGCGGTCCACGACCTCGCGCCGGTTCGGCATGGCATACACGCGTGCGACGAAGTCCAGGTTCTCGCGGATCGACAGGTCTTCCCAGTAAGAGAAACGCTGCGTCATGTAGCCCACGTTGCGCTTGATCTCGGCGGACTCCTTGATGATGTCGAAGCCCAGGCAGGTGCCCGCGCCGGAGTCCGGTGTCAGCAGTCCGCACATCATGCGGATCGAGGTGGTCTTGCCGCTGCCGTTCGGGCCCAGGAAGCCGAAGATCTCGCCACGGGCCACTTGCATCGTCAGGTCGTTGACCACGTGCTTGTCGCCGAAGCGCTTGTTGAGGCCGTGCACGTCGATGGCCAGTTCGCCGTTCATGATTGCGTGACCTCGACAGGCTGGCCAGGGCGCAGCTTCGGTGCTTCGGCGGGGTCCGGACGTGCCTCGATCAGGAACACGAGCTTGCGGCGTGTCTCGTTGCTGTAGATGACCGGTGGCGTGAACTCGGCTTCGTTCGAGATATAGGTGATCTTTGCCGCCACCGGGGCCGCGCAACCGTCGCAGCGGATATGGACGGCCTGCCCGTTCTTGAGCGCGCCGACCACGGTCTCAGGTACGTAGAAGCGCACCTTGACGTTTGTGACGGGCAACATGCGGACCACGGTGCTGCCCGCGGGCACCCACTCGCCGGGGCGGAACGGCACGTCATAGACCAGGCCCGGCACCGTGGCATTGACGAACTTGCGCGAGAGCTTCCACTCGGCCTGCGTCAGCGCCGCACGCGCGGCATCCACCTGCGCGCTTTGCGCGGCAAGCTGGTCCTTGCGACCCGGCAGGCGTGCGACGTCGATATCGCGCTGCAACTCCCGCACGCGTGCCGCATCCGCATCCGCCGTGGCGCGGCTGTCGTCGAGCTGCTGCCTGGAGACGCCGCCGATCTCGAACTGGGCTTCGTCGCGCCGGCGTTGCGCCGCGCTGCGTTGGGCCTGCGCCTGCGCCTGCGACAGTTGCGCCTGGGTCACGGCCACTTCCACGGGGCGCTTGCCAATCTGGATATCGGCAAGCTGTGCCTCGGCCGCACGTAGCTGCTCGGCGGCTTGTTGCCGCGCGGCGCGTTCGTCGTCGGATTCCAGCACGAATAGGGGCGCACCATCGGCCACCTGCTGGCCACGGTCGACCGACAGCTTTTCCAGGCGGCCCGCGAATGGCGACGCCACAGAGACGAACTCGCCCTCCACGTAGCCTTGCCAACTGACGGGCTTGTCATTGCCGCACGCGGCCAGTGCCGCTGCCATGATCAGCAGGGACCACGCATGACGGGGGACGGGATAGGACATACGGGCTCCGGGTGGGCTTATTTGTCTTGGGACGGGGTG is part of the Cupriavidus metallidurans CH34 genome and harbors:
- a CDS encoding HlyD family secretion protein — translated: MSYPVPRHAWSLLIMAAALAACGNDKPVSWQGYVEGEFVSVASPFAGRLEKLSVDRGQQVADGAPLFVLESDDERAARQQAAEQLRAAEAQLADIQIGKRPVEVAVTQAQLSQAQAQAQRSAAQRRRDEAQFEIGGVSRQQLDDSRATADADAARVRELQRDIDVARLPGRKDQLAAQSAQVDAARAALTQAEWKLSRKFVNATVPGLVYDVPFRPGEWVPAGSTVVRMLPVTNVKVRFYVPETVVGALKNGQAVHIRCDGCAAPVAAKITYISNEAEFTPPVIYSNETRRKLVFLIEARPDPAEAPKLRPGQPVEVTQS
- a CDS encoding ABC transporter ATP-binding protein; protein product: MNGELAIDVHGLNKRFGDKHVVNDLTMQVARGEIFGFLGPNGSGKTTSIRMMCGLLTPDSGAGTCLGFDIIKESAEIKRNVGYMTQRFSYWEDLSIRENLDFVARVYAMPNRREVVDRALEDLGLASRAEQLAGSLSGGWKQRLALAACLLHEPQLLLLDEPTAGVDPKARRDFWEQLHQLAARGISVLVSTHYMDEAERCHKLAYIAYGKLLAQGTSAEVVASQNLTTWSVSGDELAELSTQLQGKPGVDQTVAFGTALHVTGKDGTALEQTLRQYAGRDHRIEPVETSLEDVFIHMMGDAQDNMAVPAKEATKESAERASGPKGDA